The region CGGCGAGCACGGACGTGCGTGAGGCGGTGCCCAGCACGCTGCCGTCCTCGTCGACCACGCGGACGAGCTCGGATTCGGCCATGTCGGTGTACAGGTCGGCGATCGGGGTGTCGGCCGCGACCGTCGGCGCGCCCGCGCCCGCGGTGGCCCCGGTGTCCAGGGCCGAGGCGGCGGTCAGCACGCGGGTGCGGTCGACGTCCTCGGTGAACCGCTCGACGTAGTCGTTGGCGGGCTCGTTGAGGATCTCCTGCGCGGTGCCGATCTGGGCGACCCGGCCGTCCCGGAGCACGCAGATGCGGTCGCCCAGGCGCATGGCCTCGTTGAGGTCGTGGGTGATGAAGATGATGGTCTTGCCCAGCGACTCCTGGAGTTCCAGGAGCTGGGTCTGCATGTCCCGCCGGATCAGCGGGTCGAGGGCGCTGAACGCCTCGTCCATCAGGATGATGTCGGTGTCCGCCGCCAGGGCGCGGGCCAGGCCGACGCGCTGCTGCATGCCGCCCGAGAGCTGGTGCGGGAACTTGTCCTCCCAGCCGGCCAGGCCGACCAGTTCCAGGGTCTCGGCGGCGCGGGCGGCCCGCTCGGCGCGGGGCTCGCCGCGCAGTTCCAGGCCGTAGGCGGCGTTCTCCAGCACCGTCCGGTGCGGCAGCAGGGCGAAGTGCTGGAAGACCATGCTGATCTTCTGGCCGCGCAGCTTCAGGAGCTCCTTCTTGCCCAGGGCCGTGATGTCGACGCCGTCGACCTCCACCGATCCCGAGGTGGGCTCCAGCAGGCCGTTGAGCATGCGGATGAGTGTGGACTTGCCCGAACCGGACAGGCCCATGACGACGAAGATCTCGCCCGGCTCGACGTCGAAGGAGACGTCGATGACCGCGGCGGTCACGTCGAGGTCGGCGATGGTGTCGCGGTGACTGCCGTCGGCGAGCCGCTCGACGGCGGCTCCGGCCTGTCTACCGAACACCTTGTACAAGTGGTCTGCGCGTACTGCTGGCACGGTCTCCTCTACGGGGCTGTCCCGCCGCGGAGCAGACCGGCTTCCCCGATCGCCGCCCGCGGACTCGACAGGCAGCCGGTCCGCGCAGGGCCCCCCGGTGCGCGCCCCTTGCGGGGTTCGGACCAGCACCTGGTTCACGTCGGGGGGCAACGTTACCGAGATGCGTAGCCACAGATCAGACGGTTGGTAACCAGCAGATAACATGTTTAAACGACATAAAAACGGTCCGCCGACCATGCCGGGGGTTTGCATCGTCGCAGGACAGCGATATGTGATCTATACCACGCACGTTCTTAACGTGATGCCGGTCACATATGCGTGACAGGAGCGCCATACGACGGTATGTGCCAGCTCCGCAACCTACCGTCACGACGCCGGGCGCGCCAGACCCCGGCCCGGAAGAGCCGGGGTGCCGGGTCAGGACTCGATGCGCGTACGGGTGAACTTCAGGTGCGAACG is a window of Nocardiopsis changdeensis DNA encoding:
- a CDS encoding quaternary amine ABC transporter ATP-binding protein, producing the protein MYKVFGRQAGAAVERLADGSHRDTIADLDVTAAVIDVSFDVEPGEIFVVMGLSGSGKSTLIRMLNGLLEPTSGSVEVDGVDITALGKKELLKLRGQKISMVFQHFALLPHRTVLENAAYGLELRGEPRAERAARAAETLELVGLAGWEDKFPHQLSGGMQQRVGLARALAADTDIILMDEAFSALDPLIRRDMQTQLLELQESLGKTIIFITHDLNEAMRLGDRICVLRDGRVAQIGTAQEILNEPANDYVERFTEDVDRTRVLTAASALDTGATAGAGAPTVAADTPIADLYTDMAESELVRVVDEDGSVLGTASRTSVLAALASGRERP